From the genome of Pseudomonas sp. Teo4, one region includes:
- the alaS gene encoding alanine--tRNA ligase has translation MKSAEIREAFLRFFEEQGHTRVASSSLIPGNDPTLLFTNAGMNQFKDCFLGQEKRAYTRAVSSQKCVRAGGKHNDLENVGYTARHHTFFEMLGNFSFGDYFKRDAITFAWTFLTSDKWLNLPKEKLWVTVYASDDEAYDIWTKEVGVPAERMVRIGDNKGAPYASDNFWTMGDTGPCGPCTEIFYDHGPDIWGGPPGSPEEDGDRYIEIWNNVFMQFNRTADGVLHPLPAPSVDTGMGLERISAVMQHVHSNYEIDLFQNLLSAAAKAIGCSNDAQASLKVVADHIRSCGFLIADGVLPSNEGRGYVLRRIIRRACRHGNKLGAKGSFFYQIVGALAAEMGEAFPELKSQQAHIERVLKAEEEQFAKTLEQGLRILEQDLAQLKGNVVPGDVVFKLYDTYGFPMDLTGDIARERELTIDEAGFEREMEAQRERARSASSFGMDYNSLVKVDTATDFLGYDATEGQGKVIALYKDGQAVEQLAEGEQGVVILDRTPFYAESGGQVGDTGYLLAGGVRFDVRDTTKTGGAFLHHGVVASGTLSVGAAVEAKVDADVQHATSLNHSATHLLHEALRQVLGEHVQQKGSLVDSQRLRFDFSHFEAVKPEQIKALEDIVNREVRKNTAVETELTDIETAKRKGAMALFGEKYGDTVRVLSMGGDFSVELCGGIHAKRTGDISLFKIISEGGVASGVRRIEAVTGEAALAYLNAAEEQVKEAAQLVKGNRDNLIDKLSAVLERNRQLEKQLEQLQAKAASAAGDDLSNAAVEVKGAKVLAARLDGQDGKALLTLVDQLKNKLGHAVILLGSEHEGKVVLVAGVTKDLSSQLKAGDLMKQAAAAVGGKGGGRPDMAQGGGVDVAALDQALALAVPFAEQGL, from the coding sequence ATGAAAAGCGCAGAAATCCGTGAAGCCTTCCTTCGCTTCTTCGAAGAGCAGGGACACACCCGAGTCGCCTCCAGCTCCCTGATTCCGGGCAATGACCCGACCCTGCTGTTTACCAACGCCGGTATGAACCAGTTCAAGGACTGCTTCCTCGGCCAGGAAAAGCGCGCCTATACCCGTGCGGTCAGCAGCCAGAAGTGCGTGCGTGCCGGCGGCAAGCACAACGACCTGGAAAACGTCGGTTACACCGCACGTCACCACACCTTCTTCGAGATGCTGGGCAACTTCAGCTTCGGCGACTATTTCAAGCGCGATGCCATCACCTTCGCCTGGACCTTCCTGACCTCGGACAAGTGGCTGAACCTGCCGAAGGAAAAGCTCTGGGTCACCGTCTACGCCAGCGATGACGAAGCCTACGACATCTGGACCAAGGAAGTCGGCGTGCCGGCCGAGCGCATGGTGCGCATCGGTGACAACAAAGGCGCCCCGTACGCCTCCGACAACTTCTGGACCATGGGCGACACTGGCCCATGCGGCCCGTGCACCGAGATCTTCTACGACCACGGCCCGGACATCTGGGGCGGCCCACCCGGTTCGCCGGAAGAAGACGGTGACCGTTACATCGAGATCTGGAACAACGTCTTCATGCAGTTCAACCGCACGGCTGACGGCGTCCTGCACCCGCTGCCAGCGCCGTCGGTCGACACCGGCATGGGCCTGGAGCGCATCAGCGCGGTCATGCAGCATGTTCACTCGAACTACGAGATCGACCTGTTCCAGAACCTGCTGTCGGCTGCGGCCAAGGCCATCGGTTGCAGCAACGATGCACAAGCGTCGCTGAAAGTCGTTGCCGACCACATCCGTTCCTGCGGTTTCCTGATTGCCGACGGCGTGCTGCCGTCCAACGAAGGCCGTGGCTACGTGCTGCGCCGCATCATTCGCCGCGCTTGCCGCCACGGCAACAAGCTGGGCGCCAAGGGCAGCTTCTTCTATCAGATCGTCGGCGCGCTGGCGGCCGAGATGGGCGAGGCCTTCCCTGAGCTGAAGAGCCAGCAGGCGCACATCGAGCGCGTGCTCAAGGCTGAAGAAGAACAGTTCGCCAAGACCCTGGAGCAGGGCCTGCGTATCCTCGAGCAGGACCTGGCCCAACTCAAGGGCAATGTGGTTCCGGGCGATGTGGTGTTCAAGCTGTATGACACCTATGGCTTCCCGATGGACCTGACTGGCGATATCGCCCGCGAGCGCGAGCTGACCATCGACGAAGCCGGCTTCGAGCGCGAAATGGAGGCCCAGCGTGAGCGTGCCCGTTCCGCAAGCTCCTTCGGCATGGACTACAACAGCCTGGTGAAGGTCGATACCGCCACTGACTTCCTTGGCTACGACGCCACTGAAGGGCAGGGCAAGGTCATCGCCCTGTACAAGGACGGCCAGGCCGTCGAGCAACTGGCCGAAGGCGAGCAGGGTGTGGTGATTCTGGACCGTACCCCGTTCTACGCCGAATCCGGCGGCCAGGTGGGTGACACCGGCTACCTGCTGGCCGGCGGCGTGCGCTTCGACGTGCGTGACACCACCAAGACCGGTGGCGCCTTCCTGCACCACGGTGTGGTTGCCAGCGGCACCCTGAGCGTCGGCGCGGCGGTAGAAGCCAAGGTCGATGCCGATGTGCAGCACGCCACCTCGCTGAACCACTCGGCGACCCACCTGCTGCACGAAGCGTTGCGCCAGGTGCTGGGCGAGCACGTCCAGCAGAAGGGCTCGCTGGTCGACAGTCAGCGTCTGCGTTTCGACTTCAGCCATTTCGAAGCGGTGAAACCGGAGCAGATCAAGGCCCTGGAAGACATCGTCAACCGCGAAGTGCGCAAGAACACCGCGGTGGAAACCGAGCTGACCGATATCGAAACCGCCAAGCGCAAGGGCGCCATGGCTCTGTTCGGCGAGAAGTACGGTGATACCGTGCGCGTACTGAGCATGGGTGGCGATTTCTCGGTGGAGCTGTGCGGCGGTATCCACGCCAAGCGCACCGGCGATATCAGCCTGTTCAAGATCATCAGCGAAGGCGGCGTGGCCTCGGGCGTGCGCCGTATCGAAGCGGTTACCGGCGAAGCGGCGTTGGCTTACCTGAACGCTGCCGAAGAGCAGGTCAAGGAAGCCGCGCAACTGGTCAAGGGTAACCGTGACAACCTGATCGACAAGCTGTCGGCTGTGCTCGAGCGCAACCGTCAGTTGGAAAAGCAGCTGGAGCAGCTGCAGGCCAAGGCCGCCAGCGCCGCCGGGGACGATCTCTCCAACGCGGCTGTTGAGGTCAAGGGCGCCAAGGTGCTCGCCGCCCGCCTGGATGGGCAGGATGGCAAGGCCTTGCTGACCCTGGTCGATCAGTTGAAGAACAAGCTCGGCCACGCAGTGATCCTGCTGGGCAGCGAGCATGAGGGCAAGGTCGTGCTGGTGGCCGGCGTGACCAAGGACCTCTCCAGTCAACTCAAGGCTGGCGACCTGATGAAACAAGCCGCTGCGGCGGTGGGTGGCAAGGGCGGTGGCCGTCCGGACATGGCCCAGGGTGGCGGCGTTGATGTCGCGGCACTGGACCAGGCCCTGGCGCTGGCCGTGCCATTCGCAGAGCAGGGACTTTGA
- the astE gene encoding succinylglutamate desuccinylase, whose protein sequence is MLALGKLLELTLTDHEPAEKTQVTPKGVRLRWLGEGALEVRPPETEDCGLDLLLSAGIHGNETAPIELLERLLHGIANGKIKPRTRVLFLFGNPAAIRKGERFIEQDINRLFNGRHELSSGFEALRAAELEQFARVFFSKPDRTRLHYDLHTAIRGSKIEQFALYPYKEGRKHSRRELARLAAAGMEAVLLQSKTSITFSAFTYEQLDAEAFTLELGKARPFGQNEQVNLDKLEERLIQIIEATEPEIDASLDGLKLFSVSREIIKHSDSFHLHLPADIENFSELSKGYLLAEDLAEMRWVVEEEGARIIFPNPKVKNGLRAGILIVPDNGRGLS, encoded by the coding sequence ATGCTCGCCCTTGGCAAATTGCTTGAGCTGACCCTCACCGATCACGAGCCGGCCGAGAAGACCCAAGTGACACCCAAGGGCGTGCGTCTGCGCTGGCTGGGGGAGGGGGCGCTTGAAGTGCGCCCGCCAGAAACCGAGGATTGCGGGCTGGACTTGCTTTTGTCGGCCGGTATTCATGGCAATGAAACGGCGCCGATCGAACTGCTGGAGCGGCTGTTGCACGGCATTGCCAACGGCAAGATCAAACCGCGCACGCGGGTGCTGTTCCTGTTCGGCAATCCGGCGGCGATTCGCAAGGGCGAGCGCTTCATCGAGCAGGACATCAACCGCCTGTTCAACGGTCGCCACGAGCTTTCCAGTGGCTTCGAGGCGTTGCGAGCGGCCGAGCTCGAACAGTTCGCCCGGGTGTTCTTCAGTAAGCCGGACCGCACCCGCCTGCATTACGATCTGCATACCGCCATCCGCGGTTCGAAGATCGAGCAGTTCGCCCTGTACCCTTATAAAGAAGGGCGCAAGCATTCCCGCCGTGAGCTGGCTCGCCTGGCAGCTGCCGGAATGGAGGCGGTGCTGTTGCAGAGCAAGACGTCCATCACCTTCAGTGCCTTCACCTACGAGCAGCTCGATGCCGAGGCGTTTACCCTGGAGCTGGGCAAGGCGCGGCCGTTCGGGCAGAACGAGCAGGTCAACCTCGACAAGCTCGAAGAACGGCTTATCCAGATCATCGAAGCCACCGAGCCCGAGATCGATGCTTCGCTCGACGGCCTGAAGCTGTTCAGTGTGTCCCGCGAGATCATCAAGCACAGCGACAGCTTCCACCTGCACTTGCCAGCGGACATCGAGAACTTCTCCGAGCTGAGCAAGGGTTACCTGCTGGCCGAAGACCTGGCCGAGATGCGCTGGGTGGTCGAGGAAGAGGGCGCGCGAATCATCTTCCCCAACCCCAAGGTCAAGAATGGCCTCAGGGCGGGGATTCTCATCGTGCCTGATAACGGTCGCGGCCTCTCCTAG
- a CDS encoding topoisomerase II → MTDALRLILEDEDGTQLETSCTRFAVVWQGKEVWIQQDGRGQLLIGVDVEEDDTEYANLLLRPMATNLVSLQLEMEPAEVGEDDDHVHGPDCGHHH, encoded by the coding sequence ATGACCGACGCCCTGCGCCTGATCCTGGAAGACGAAGACGGCACCCAGCTGGAAACCTCCTGCACCCGTTTTGCCGTGGTCTGGCAAGGCAAGGAAGTGTGGATCCAGCAGGACGGCCGCGGCCAGCTGCTGATCGGTGTAGATGTCGAGGAAGACGACACCGAGTACGCCAACCTGCTGCTGCGCCCGATGGCCACCAACCTGGTCAGCCTGCAGCTTGAAATGGAACCGGCCGAAGTCGGTGAAGATGACGACCACGTCCATGGGCCCGACTGCGGCCACCACCACTAA
- the astB gene encoding N-succinylarginine dihydrolase gives MKSYEVNFDGLVGPTHNYGGLSYGNVASQSNSQQASNPREAARQGLAKMKALADMGFKQGVLAPQERPDVAALRRLGFCGSDAEVIQRAAKEAMPLLVASCSASSMWVANAATVSPSADTADGRVHFTAANLNCKYHRSIEHPTTSRVLGAMFADDKHFAHHAALPAVAQFGDEGAANHTRFCRSYGEAGVEFFVYGRSAFDSRYPAPQKYPARQTLEASQAVARLHGLSDDGVVYAQQNPAVIDQGVFHNDVISVGNGEVLFYHEDAFLETGAVLGQLQAKLANKGGNFQAICVPRAQVAVEDAVRSYLFNSQLLSRDDGSMLLVVPEECRNNERVWAYLNQLTSQGGPVKEVKVFDLKQSMQNGGGPACLRLRVALKESELAAVNPGVIMTAPLYDTLVQWVDKHYRDRLGEADLADPQLLVECRTALDELTQILKLGSVYPFQRQP, from the coding sequence ATGAAATCCTATGAAGTGAATTTTGATGGCCTGGTGGGGCCTACCCACAACTACGGCGGCCTGTCCTACGGTAACGTGGCTTCGCAGAGCAACAGCCAGCAGGCGTCCAATCCGCGTGAGGCGGCGCGTCAGGGCCTGGCCAAAATGAAAGCCCTGGCCGACATGGGCTTCAAGCAAGGCGTGCTGGCCCCGCAGGAGCGTCCCGATGTGGCCGCGCTGCGTCGCCTGGGCTTCTGCGGCAGTGACGCAGAGGTGATTCAGCGTGCCGCCAAGGAAGCCATGCCGCTGCTGGTAGCCAGTTGCTCGGCGTCGAGCATGTGGGTGGCCAACGCCGCCACCGTCAGCCCCAGCGCCGACACTGCCGATGGTCGCGTGCATTTCACTGCCGCCAACCTCAACTGCAAGTACCACCGCAGCATCGAGCACCCGACCACCAGCCGTGTGCTCGGTGCGATGTTCGCTGACGACAAGCACTTCGCCCACCACGCGGCGCTGCCGGCCGTGGCGCAGTTCGGTGACGAGGGCGCGGCCAACCACACGCGTTTCTGCCGTAGCTACGGCGAAGCCGGTGTCGAGTTCTTCGTTTATGGCCGCAGTGCCTTCGACAGCCGCTACCCGGCGCCGCAGAAGTACCCGGCACGCCAGACTCTGGAGGCGTCCCAGGCAGTGGCTCGGCTGCACGGGCTGAGTGATGATGGCGTGGTCTACGCTCAACAGAACCCCGCGGTGATCGATCAGGGTGTGTTCCACAATGACGTGATTTCGGTGGGTAACGGCGAGGTGCTGTTCTACCACGAGGATGCGTTCCTGGAGACGGGCGCGGTGCTTGGTCAACTGCAGGCTAAACTGGCCAACAAGGGTGGCAACTTCCAGGCCATTTGCGTCCCTCGGGCGCAAGTGGCGGTCGAGGACGCAGTGCGTTCCTACCTGTTCAACAGCCAGCTGCTCAGCCGTGACGACGGTTCGATGCTGCTGGTGGTACCGGAAGAGTGCCGTAACAATGAACGCGTCTGGGCGTACCTGAACCAGCTGACCAGCCAGGGCGGCCCGGTGAAGGAGGTCAAAGTGTTCGACCTCAAGCAGAGCATGCAAAACGGCGGTGGCCCCGCATGCCTGCGCCTGCGCGTGGCGCTGAAGGAATCGGAGCTGGCGGCGGTCAATCCAGGCGTTATCATGACCGCCCCGCTGTACGACACGCTGGTGCAGTGGGTCGACAAGCACTACCGCGACCGCCTCGGCGAAGCGGACCTTGCCGACCCGCAGTTGCTGGTTGAATGCCGTACCGCGCTGGATGAATTGACCCAGATCCTTAAGTTGGGCTCGGTCTATCCGTTCCAACGCCAACCTTGA